In Providencia rettgeri, the following proteins share a genomic window:
- a CDS encoding IS3 family transposase (programmed frameshift) — translation MKAITKRTQRDYSLAFKLQVVDQVEKGELTYKQAQYQYGIQGCSTVLVWLRKHGRLDWSEGTPNTLYKGTAMTQTPEQQTPEQRIKLLERELEEARLKSDFFEAVVKVMDRDFGGSLVKKAQGRVIKEKTVKNLTVTIACRFMNISRQAYYKRQDKTEERQKIDTAIIDIVKSERAFHPRLGGRKLHFILKQKQMIIGRDRLFTLLKEHRLLVPNKRAYHRTTLSHHRFHRHPNLIKSGFIPTQPEQLWVADITYLSTHEGDTYLSLITDAYSRKIVGYHLDDNMKTSSVKKSLVQALKKRCSTTSLIHHSDRGLQYCSSEYQEIHRNHNIQCSMTDGYDCYQNALAERINGILKMEYLLVKPRNLEQARRLVEESIQIYNERRPHLSLNYKTPDEVHRAFYA, via the exons ATGAAAGCAATCACTAAACGAACTCAACGCGATTATTCCCTCGCTTTTAAATTACAGGTTGTTGACCAAGTAGAAAAAGGCGAACTCACCTATAAACAAGCTCAATATCAATATGGGATACAAGGATGTTCTACCGTTTTGGTATGGCTTCGTAAACATGGTAGATTAGATTGGTCTGAAGGTACGCCCAATACTCTTTATAAAGGTACTGCTATGACCCAAACTCCTGAGCAACAAACCCCAGAACAACGCATCAAACTACTCGAAAGGGAACTTGAAGAAGCTCGGCTTAAATCCGATTTCTTTGAAGCTGTTGTCAAAGTTATGGATAGAGACTTCGGAG GTTCGCTTGTCAAAAAAGCGCAAGGCCGAGTTATTAAAGAAAAAACGGTTAAAAACCTCACCGTAACAATAGCTTGTCGTTTTATGAATATTAGCCGGCAAGCCTACTACAAGCGACAGGATAAGACTGAAGAACGACAAAAAATCGATACGGCCATTATTGATATTGTTAAGTCTGAACGCGCCTTTCATCCCAGACTGGGAGGGCGTAAGTTACATTTTATTTTAAAGCAAAAACAAATGATTATTGGTCGTGACCGGCTATTTACTTTATTGAAGGAACATCGGTTACTTGTGCCGAATAAGCGGGCTTATCATAGAACAACTTTAAGCCATCATCGTTTTCATCGACATCCAAATTTAATTAAGTCAGGATTTATCCCCACACAGCCTGAGCAACTCTGGGTAGCGGATATTACCTATTTATCGACACATGAGGGTGATACCTATTTAAGTTTAATTACGGATGCGTACTCGCGAAAAATCGTGGGATATCATTTAGATGACAATATGAAAACAAGTTCGGTGAAGAAGTCGCTGGTTCAGGCTTTAAAAAAACGCTGTTCGACAACATCGCTGATCCATCATTCAGATCGTGGGCTACAGTATTGTTCGTCGGAGTATCAAGAAATACATAGAAATCATAATATTCAATGTTCTATGACTGATGGCTATGATTGCTATCAAAATGCCTTAGCAGAAAGAATTAATGGAATATTAAAAATGGAGTATCTTCTAGTAAAACCAAGAAATTTAGAGCAGGCACGAAGGTTGGTTGAAGAATCAATCCAGATTTATAATGAAAGGCGCCCGCATTTATCATTAAACTATAAAACGCCCGATGAGGTTCACCGAGCGTTTTATGCCTGA